A genome region from Triticum aestivum cultivar Chinese Spring chromosome 2B, IWGSC CS RefSeq v2.1, whole genome shotgun sequence includes the following:
- the LOC100682451 gene encoding MLO-like protein 1 → MAGGGGKAKPLEYTPTWIVALVCSVMIIISLLFERLLHRLGKRLIRSRKKPLYEALLKVKEELMLLGFISLLLTVFQGPMGKVCVSPSAMLHLQPCKPPPHETDHLGDAVFTGVLGGARRLLAGGASSSDEYCLKKDKVPLLSSDAIHQLHIFIFVLAVTHFLLSAITVLLGMAQTRNWRHWETKIQENNGSAPQMIKHVQEFKFIQDHFKGHRKRSRIFGWMRSFFKQLYGSVTEEDYTTMRLGFIMKHCKGTPKFNFYSYMIRALEVDFKKVVGISWYLWAMLMIFLLLNVEGWYVYIWITLVPFIMLLMVGSKMEHIITELAYEVAQKHTAIRGDLVVSPSDNFFWFHRPKLVLLLIHIVLFQNAFEIAFFFWLLVTYGFKSCIMGKPAYVITRVVISVICQVLCGYSTLPLYAVVSHMGNSFKKTIFDENVTEGLVNWAEKARRGTRTPNKITTDASSSPIDEANGGAVQMTNTRANSSVEQGTARLI, encoded by the exons atggccggcggtggAGGGAAGGCCAAGCCGCTCGAGTACACGCCGACATGGATCGTGGCGTTGGTCTGctccgtcatgatcatcatctcccTGCTCTTCGAGCGCTTGCTCCACCGCCTAGGCAAG AGGCTGATAAGGAGCCGTAAGAAGCCGCTGTACGAGGCCCTCCTGAAGGTGAAGGAGGAGCTGATGCTGCTGGGGTTCATCTCGCTGCTGCTCACCGTGTTCCAGGGTCCCATGGGGAAGGTGTGCGTCAGCCCGAGCGCCATGCTCCACCTGCAGCCCTGCAAGCCGCCGCCGCACGAGACGGACCACCTCGGCGACGCCGTGTTCACCGGCGTGCTGGGTGGGGCGAGGCGCCTCCTGGCTGGAGgagcctcctcctccgacgaataCTGCCTCAAGAAG GACAAAGTTCCATTACTTTCATCTGACGCTATTCATCAATTGCACATATTTATCTTTGTGTTGGCGGTCACCCATTTCCTTCTCAGTGCTATTACAGTTCTTCTAGGAATGGCACAG ACGAGAAATTGGCGACATTGGGAGACCAAGATCCAAGAAAATAATGGCAGTG CACCTCAAATGATCAAGCATGTTCAAGAATTCAAATTTATTCAAGACCACTTCAAAGGTCATAGAAAACGGTCGAGGATATTTGGTTGGATG CGTTCCTTCTTCAAACAATTGTATGGATCGGTCACCGAGGAGGACTACACAACAATGAGACTTGGTTTCATCATG AAACACTGTAAGGGAACACCAAAATTCAACTTTTATAGTTACATGATCAGGGCTTTGGAGGTTGACTTTAAGAAAGTCGTTGGTATTAG ttggtacctttgggccatgttgATGATATTCCTACTATTGAATGTTGAAG GGTGGTATGTCTACATTTGGATCACCTTGGTTCCATTCATT ATGTTACTTATGGTAGGAAGTAAGATGGAGCACATCATAACGGAATTGGCTTATGAGGTTGCCCAGAAGCACACGGCTATTCGAGGGGATTTAGTAGTTTCTCCTTCAGATAACTTCTTTTGGTTCCACCGGCCTAAATTAGTTCTTCTGTTGATCCACATCGTGCTATTTCAGAATGCATTTGAAATTGCATTTTTCTTCTGGCTCTTG GTGACATATGGTTTTAAATCATGCATCATGGGGAAACCAGCATATGTTATTACTCGAGTTGTCATAAG TGTAATCTGCCAAGTCCTTTGTGGTTACAGCACCCTACCACTATACGCCGTCGTCTCCCAT ATGGGGAATTCCTTCAAGAAGACTATATTTGATGAAAATGTGACTGAAGGCCTTGTCAACTGGGCTGAAAAGGCTAGGAGAGGCACAAGAACCCCAAATAAAATTACTACAGATGCAAGTAGTTCACCAATTGATGAGGCAAATGGTGGCGCGGTTCAAATGACAAATACACGGGCAAACTCGTCGGTGGAGCAAGGCACCGCTAGGTTGATATAA